In a genomic window of Balaenoptera ricei isolate mBalRic1 chromosome 3, mBalRic1.hap2, whole genome shotgun sequence:
- the LOC132362580 gene encoding LOW QUALITY PROTEIN: protocadherin beta-7-like (The sequence of the model RefSeq protein was modified relative to this genomic sequence to represent the inferred CDS: inserted 4 bases in 3 codons; deleted 1 base in 1 codon; substituted 1 base at 1 genomic stop codon), translated as MEARVGRAVQQRQVLXFFVFLRVSWAGGEPLLYFVEEEAEKGTFLANLANDPGLGELSARGPRIISDQDTGFLLLDLLTGDLFLNEKLDRQELCGPTEPCVLPFQLLLEKPLQIFRAELWVRDINDHSPVFLDREIPLKILEGTTPGEAFLLESAQDSDVGTNNLRNYTISPNAYFHINVHDSGEGIIYPELVLDRLLDQEEVPELSLLLTALDGGSPPSSGTALVCILVLDINDNAHEFVQSLNKVQVPEDSLVGSLVVTVSARHLDTGSNGEIVYAFFXATERILKTFQINPTSGNLHLKAELNYEAMQTYTLTIQAKDGRGLSGKXTMVVQVTDINDNPPELLMSSLTTAIKENLPETVIAVFRIRDRDSGNNAKMVCSIQDDLPFVLKPSVENYYTLVTDSPLDREKRAEYNITIIVTDMGTPRLKTQHNITVLVSDVNDNAPAFTQTSYTLSVRENNSPALHIGAVRAXRDAGANAQVTYSLLPPLDAHVPLASVVAINPDNGHLFALRSLDYEALRAFEFRVGAADRGSPALSSQALVRVLVADDNDNAPFVLYPLQNASAPCTELVPRAAEAGYLVTKVVAVDGDSGQNAWLSYQLLKATEPGLFGVWAHNGEVRTARLLSERDAAKHRLVVLVKDNGEPPLSASVTLHVLLVDGFSQPYLPAPEAEAADAAPADPLTVYLVVALASVSSLFLFSVLVFVAVRLCRRGGAASVGRCSVPEGPFPGHLVDVSGTGTLSQSYQHEVCLRGGTGTSEFKFLKPIITNLASQSIGGKVEEYPSYQNDLGF; from the exons ATGGAGGCCAGAGTGGGGCGTGCTGTGCAGCAAAGGCAAGTact tttctttgtatttctgcgagtGTCTTGGGCTGGCGGGGAACCGCTACTGTACTTTGTGGAAgaggaagctgaaaaaggcaCCTTTCTGGCCAACCTAGCAAATGACCCGGGGTTGGGGGAACTATCAGCCCGGGGACCTAGAATCATTTCAGACCAGGACACAGGATTTTTACTACTCGATCTGCTTACTGGTGATTTATTTCTAAATGAGAAATTAGACCGACAGGAACTGTGTGGCCCCACAGAGCCTTGTGTGCTGCCTTTCCAGTTGTTACTGGAAAAGCCTCTTCAGATTTTCCGTGCTGAGTTATGGGTCAGAGACATCAACGATCATTCTCCAGTATTTCTAGATAGAGAGATTCCCTTGAAAATATTAGAAGGTACCACTCCAGGGGAGGCATTTCTCCTAGAAAGTGCACAGGATTCAGATGTTGGAACCAACAACCTGAGAAACTACACCATCAGCCCCAATGCCTATTTCCACATTAATGTCCATGATAGTGGCGAGGGGATTATCTATCCTGAATTGGTGCTGGATAGACTGCTGGATCAAGAAGAGGTGCCTGAGCTCAGTTTACTCCTCACTGCCTTGGATGGTGGCTCTCCACCCAGCTCTGGAACTGCCCTGGTATGCATCCTGGTTTTGGACATCAATGACAACGCCCATGAATTTGTACAGTCTCTCAACAAGGTGCAGGTGCCTGAGGATAGCCTTGTTGGCTCTCTGGTTGTCACAGTGTCAGCTAGACATTTAGATACCGGAAGTAACGGGGAAATAGTTTATGCATTTT ATGCTActgaaagaattctcaaaacgTTTCAAATCAATCCAACATCTGGCAATCTTCATCTTAAAGCTGAATTGAACTATGAGGCAATGCAAACTTATACATTAACTATTCAGGCCAAAGATGGCAGAGGACTTTCTGGAAAATGAACGATGGTGGTTCAGGTAACAGATATAAATGACAATCCACCAGAACTACTCATGTCATCACTTACTACAGCAATTAAAGAAAACTTACCTGAGACAGTCATAGCTGTTTTTAGGATTCGAGACAGAGATTCAGGGAACAATGCAAAGATGGTGTGCTCCATCCAAGACGATCTCCCCTTCGTCCTGAAGCCATCTGTAGAGAATTACTATACTCTGGTAACCGATAGCCCTCTGGACAGAGAGAAAAGAGCCGAGTACAACATCACCATCATCGTCACAGATATGGGGACACCGAGACTGAAAACCCAGCACAACATAACCGTGCTGGTGTCCGACGTCAACGACAACGCCCCCGCCTTCACCCAGACCTCCTACACCCTGTCCGTCCGCGAGAACAACAGCCCCGCCCTGCACATCGGCGCCGTCCGCG ACAGAGACGCGGGCGCCAACGCCCAGGTCACCTACTCGCTGCTGCCGCCCCTCGACGCGCACGTGCCCCTGGCCTCCGTGGTGGCCATCAACCCGGACAACGGCCACCTGTTCGCCCTGAGGTCCCTGGACTACGAGGCCCTGCGGGCGTTCGAGTTCCGCGTGGGCGCCGCCGACCGCGGCTCGCCCGCGCTCAGCAGCCAGGCGCTGGTGCGCGTGCTCGTGGCGGACGACAACGACAACGCGCCCTTCGTGCTGTACCCGCTGCAGAACGCCTCGGCGCCCTGCACCGAGCTGGTGCCCAGGGCGGCCGAGGCGGGCTACCTGGTGACCAAGGTGGTGGCGGTGGACGGCGACTCGGGCCAGAACGCCTGGCTGTCGTACCAGCTGCTCAAGGCCACGGAGCCCGGGCTGTTCGGCGTGTGGGCGCACAACGGCGAGGTGCGCACGGCCCGGCTGCTGAGCGAGCGCGACGCGGCCAAGCACAGGCTGGTGGTGCTGGTCAAGGACAACGGCGAGCCGCCGCTGTCGGCCAGCGTCACGCTGCACGTGCTGCTGGTGGACGGCTTCTCGCAGCCCTACCTGCCGGCCCCGGAAGCGGAAGCGGCGGACGCGGCGCCGGCCGACCCGCTCACCGTCTACCTGGTGGTCGCCTTGGCGTCGGTGTCGTCGCTCTTCCTCTTCTCGGTGCTGGTGTTCGTCGCGGTGCGGCTGtgcaggcggggcggggcggcctcGGTGGGTCGCTGCTCGGTGCCCGAGGGCCCCTTTCCGGGCCACCTGGTGGACGTCAGCGGCACGGGGACCCTGTCCCAGAGCTACCAGCACGAGGTGTGTCTGCGGGGAGGTACTGGGACCAGCGAGTTCAAGTTCCTGAAGCCGATTATCACCAATCTCGCATCCCAGAGCATAGGC GGAAAAGTGGAAGAATATCCCTCATATCAGAATGATTTGGGTTTctga
- the LOC132362578 gene encoding protocadherin beta-8-like, which produces MEASRKVICRQRQVFFFFFFLGLAQAGSEFRRYSVVEETEGSSFVTNLAKDLGLGQGELSRRGARVISKGNKLYLQLDQETGDLLLNEKLDREELCGQTEPCMLRFQVLLENPLEFFQAELQVIDINDHAPVFMDRDMLLKISESSPPGTKFPLKNAQDMDVGRNNIENYIISPNSYFRVLTRKRSDGRKYPELVLDKLLDREEEPELRLTLTAQDGGSPPRFGTAQVYIEVVDINDNAPEFEPPFYRVQIPEDSPIGYLIVKVTATDIDIGVNREISYSLFQASEEISKTFEINAMTGEIRLKKQLDFETTQSYEVNIEARDTGSLSGKCTVLTQVMDVNDNAPEVTMSALTRQIPENSPETVVAVFSVSDLDSEENGKISCYIQDDLPFLLKSSMENFYTLVTERPLDRETRAEYNVTITVTDMGTPRLKTEHNITVLVSDVNDNAPAFTQTSYTLSVRENNSPALHIGTVRATDRDAGANAQVTYSLLPPLDAHVPLASLVSINPDNGHLFALRSLDYEALRAFEFRVGAADRGSPALSSQALVRVLVADDNDNAPFVLYPLQNASAPCTELVPRAAEAGYLVTKVVAVDGDSGQNAWLSYQLLKATEPGLFGVWAHNGEVRTARLLSERDAAKHRLVVLVKDNGEPPLSASVTLHVLLVDGFSQPYLPAPEAEAADAAPADPLTVYLVVALASVSSLFLFSVLVFVAVRLCRRGGAASVGRCSVPEGPFPGHLVDVSGTGTLSQSYQYEVCLKGGSGTSEFKFLKPIVTNFQGHSPGPDIEETPNFRKDFGFSIQ; this is translated from the coding sequence ATGGAGGCCAGCAGGAAGGTCATTTGCAGACAAAGgcaagtctttttcttctttttcttcttgggcTTAGCTCAGGCGGGCTCTGAATTTAGGCGTTATTCTGTGGTGGAGGAAACTGAGGGGAGCTCTTTTGTAACCAATTTAGCAAAAGACCTGGGTCTGGGGCAGGGGGAACTCTCCAGGCGGGGAGCTAGGGTCATTTCCAAAGGAAACAAACTGTATTTGCAGCTCGATCAGGAGACTGGGGATTTACTGCTAAATGAGAAACTGGACCGCGAAGAACTGTGTGGTCAGACAGAGCCCTGTATGCTGCGTTTCCAGGTGTTGCTAGAGAATCCCTTAGAGTTTTTTCAAGCTGAGCTACAGGTAATAGACATAAATGACCATGCTCCGGTGTTCATGGACAGAGATATGTTGCTAAAAATATCAGAAAGCAGTCCTCCTGGAACTAAGTTTCCTCTGAAGAACGCTCAGGACATGGATGTAGGCCGAAACAATATTGAAAACTATATAATCAGTCCCAACTCCTATTTTCGGGTCCTCACCCGCAAACGCAGCGATGGCAGGAAATATCCGGAACTTGTGCTGGACAAACTGCTGGATCGGGAGGAGGAACCTGAGCTCAGGTTAACCCTCACTGCTCAGGATGGCGGTTCTCCACCCCGGTTTGGCACCGCTCAGGTCTACATCGAAGTCGTGGACATCAACGATAATGCCCCTGAATTTGAGCCGCCTTTCTATAGGGTGCAGATCCCCGAGGACAGTCCCATAGGCTACCTGATTGTCAAAGTCACTGCTACGGATATAGACATAGGAGTCAATAGAGAGATTTCCTATTCACTTTTCCAGGCTTCAGAAGAGATTAGCAAAACCTTTGAGATCAACGCCATGACGGGAGAAATTCGACTGAAAAAACAACTTGATTTCGAAACAACTCAGTCTTATGAGGTCAATATCGAGGCCAGAGATACTGGAAGTCTTTCTGGGAAATGCACCGTTCTGACTCAAGTCATGGATGTGAACGACAATGCTCCAGAAGTCACCATGTCTGCACTTACCAGGCAGATCCCCGAGAACTCGCCTGAGACTGTGGTTGCAGTTTTCAGTGTTTCAGATCTTGATTCTGAAGAGAATGGGAAAATAAGTTGCTACATTCAGGACGATTTACCTTTTCTCCTTAAATCTTCCATGGAAAACTTTTATACCCTAGTAACAGAGAGACCGCTAGACAGAGAGACCAGAGCAGAATACAACGTCACCATCACCGTCACAGATATGGGGACACCGAGACTGAAAACCGAGCACAACATAACCGTGCTGGTGTCCGACGTCAATGACAACGCCCCCGCCTTCACCCAGACCTCCTACACCCTGTCCGTCCGCGAGAACAACAGCCCCGCCCTGCACATCGGCACCGTCCGCGCCACAGACAGAGACGCGGGCGCCAACGCCCAGGTCACCTACTCGCTGCTGCCGCCCCTCGACGCGCACGTGCCCCTGGCCTCCCTGGTGTCCATCAACCCGGACAACGGCCACCTGTTCGCCCTGAGGTCCCTGGACTACGAGGCCCTGCGGGCGTTCGAGTTCCGCGTGGGCGCCGCCGACCGCGGCTCGCCCGCGCTCAGCAGCCAGGCGCTGGTGCGCGTGCTCGTGGCGGACGACAACGACAACGCGCCCTTCGTGCTGTACCCGCTGCAGAACGCCTCGGCGCCCTGCACCGAGCTGGTGCCCAGGGCGGCCGAGGCGGGCTACCTGGTGACCAAGGTGGTGGCGGTGGACGGCGACTCGGGCCAGAACGCCTGGCTGTCGTACCAGCTGCTCAAGGCCACGGAGCCCGGGCTGTTCGGCGTGTGGGCGCACAACGGCGAGGTGCGCACGGCCCGGCTGCTGAGCGAGCGCGACGCGGCCAAGCACAGGCTGGTGGTGCTGGTCAAGGACAACGGCGAGCCGCCGCTGTCGGCCAGCGTCACGCTGCACGTGCTGCTGGTGGACGGCTTCTCGCAGCCCTACCTGCCGGCCCCGGAAGCGGAAGCGGCGGACGCGGCGCCGGCCGACCCGCTCACCGTCTACCTGGTGGTCGCCTTGGCGTCGGTGTCGTCGCTCTTCCTCTTCTCGGTGCTGGTGTTCGTCGCGGTGCGGCTGtgcaggcggggcggggcggcctcGGTGGGTCGCTGCTCGGTGCCCGAGGGCCCCTTTCCGGGCCACCTGGTGGACGTCAGCGGCACGGGGACCCTGTCCCAGAGCTACCAGTACGAGGTGTGTCTGAAGGGGGGCTCTGGGACCAGCGAGTTCAAGTTTCTGAAGCCAATTGTGACCAATTTTCAGGGCCATTCCCCTGGCCCAGATATAGAAGAAACCCCCAACTTTAGGAAAGATTTTGGTTTCAGTATTCAGTGA
- the LOC132362579 gene encoding protocadherin beta-16, translating to MEIGWMHNPRQRQVLVFFVVLSMYGASAELGPYSVVEETERGSFVANVGKDLGLGLTEMSTRGARIISQGNKEHLQLKVQTGDLLINDKLDREKLCGPSEPCILHFQVLMEKPLEIFQAELRVQDINDHSPVFTEREMILKIPENSPIGIAFPLSNALDLDVGSNNVQNYKISPNSHFRVLTRNRSDGRKYPELVLDKELDREEEPEISLTLTALDGGSPPRYGTAQVRIEVVDSNDNAPEFEQSLYKVHIPEDSPVGSLVVTVSASDVDSGVYGKISYTFFQPSEDISKTLEVNAMTGEIRLRKKVDFETVLSYEVDIKATDGGGLSGKCTLLLQVVDVNDNPPEVTVSALTNPIPENSPDIVVAVFSVSDPDSGDNGKTISSIQDDLPFLLKPSGKNFYTLVAQKTLDREERDEYNITITVTDMGTPRLKTQHNITVLVSDVNDNAPAFTQTSYTLSVRENNSPALHIGTVRATDRDAGANAQVTYSLLPPLDAHVPLASLVAINPDNGHLFALRSLDYEALRAFEFRVGAADRGSPALSSQALVRVLVADDNDNAPFVLYPLQNASAPCTELVPRAAEAGYLVTKVVAVDGDSGQNAWLSYQLLKATEPGLFGVWAHNGEVRTARLLSERDAAKHRLVVLVKDNGEPPLSASVTLHVLLVDGFSQPYLSAPEAEAADAAPADPLTVYLVVALASVSSLFLFSVLVFVAVRLCRRGGAASVGRCSVPEGPFPGHLVDVSGTGTLSQSYQYEVCLTGGSGSNEFKFLKPILPNLPPQCPGKEIEENRTFYNSFGFNIQ from the coding sequence ATGGAGATTGGATGGATGCACAATCCGAGACAAAGGCAAGTCCTAGTTTTCTTTGTTGTGCTGAGCATGTATGGGGCGAGCGCCGAGTTGGGGCCCTATTCAGTAgtggaagaaacagagagaggctCCTTTGTGGCAAATGTAGGAAAAGACCTGGGGCTGGGGTTGACAGAGATGTCCACCCGCGGTGCCCGGATCATTTCCCAGGGGAACAAAGAGCATTTGCAGCTCAAGGTTCAGACTGGGGATTTGCTCATAAATGACAAACTAGATCGAGAGAAGCTATGCGGTCCGAGTGAGCCTTGCATACTACATTTCCAAGTATTAATGGAAAAACCGTTAGAGATATTTCAGGCAGAACTGAGAGTGCAAGACATAAATGACCATTCCCCCGTGTTCACTGAAAGAGAAATGATTCTAAAAATACCGGAAAACAGTCCTATAGGAATTGCGTTCCCTCTGAGTAATGCTCTGGACTTGGATGTAGGCAGCAACAATGTTCAGAACTATAAAATCAGCCCCAACTCCCATTTTCGGGTTCTGACCCGAAATCGCAGCGACGGTAGAAAATACCCTGAGCTGGTGTTGGACAAAGAGCTGGATCGGGAGGAGGAGCCTGAAATCTCATTAACCCTGACAGCGCTGGATGGCGGCTCTCCGCCTCGGTATGGAACCGCCCAGGTGCGCATTGAAGTGGTGGACAGTAACGATAACGCCCCTGAGTTTGAGCAGTCGCTCTACAAGGTGCATATTCCCGAAGACAGCCCCGTAGGCTCCCTGGTTGTCACTGTCTCTGCCAGCGATGTAGACAGTGGAGTCTATGGAAAAATATCATACACATTCTTTCAGCCTTCAGAAGATATTAGCAAAACTTTGGAGGTAAATGCTATGACAGGCGAAATTCGACTGAGAAAAAAAGTAGATTTTGAAACAGTTCTGTCTTACGAAGTGGACATCAAGGCCACTGATGGGGGAGGTCTTTCAGGAAAATGCACTCTTCTCCTGCAAGTAGTGGATGTGAATGACAATCCTCCAGAAGTGACAGTGTCTGCACTCACCAATCCCATCCCAGAGAACTCCCCTGACATTGTAGTTGCTGTTTTCAGTGTTTCAGATCCTGACTCTGGGGACAATGGGAAAACTATTTCCTCCATCCAGGATgaccttccttttcttctaaaaCCTTCAGGCAAGAACTTTTACACCTTAGTAGCCCAGAAAACACTAGATAGAGAAGAAAGAGACGAGTACAACATCACCATCACCGTCACAGATATGGGGACACCGAGACTGAAAACCCAGCACAACATAACCGTGCTGGTGTCCGACGTCAACGACAACGCCCCCGCCTTCACCCAGACCTCCTACACCCTGTCCGTCCGCGAGAACAACAGCCCCGCCCTGCACATCGGCACCGTCCGCGCCACAGACAGAGACGCGGGCGCCAACGCCCAGGTCACCTACTCGCTGCTGCCGCCCCTCGACGCGCACGTGCCCCTGGCCTCCCTGGTGGCCATCAACCCGGACAACGGCCACCTGTTCGCCCTGAGGTCCCTGGACTACGAGGCCCTGCGGGCGTTCGAGTTCCGCGTGGGCGCCGCCGACCGCGGCTCGCCCGCGCTCAGCAGCCAGGCGCTGGTGCGCGTGCTCGTGGCAGACGACAACGACAACGCGCCCTTCGTGCTGTACCCGCTGCAGAACGCCTCGGCGCCCTGCACCGAGCTGGTGCCCAGGGCGGCCGAGGCGGGCTACCTGGTGACCAAGGTGGTGGCGGTGGACGGCGACTCGGGCCAGAACGCCTGGCTGTCGTACCAGCTGCTCAAGGCCACGGAGCCCGGGCTGTTCGGCGTGTGGGCGCACAACGGCGAGGTGCGCACGGCCCGGCTGCTGAGCGAGCGCGACGCGGCCAAGCACAGGCTGGTGGTGCTGGTCAAGGACAACGGCGAGCCGCCGCTGTCGGCCAGCGTCACGCTGCACGTGCTGCTGGTGGACGGCTTCTCGCAGCCCTACCTGTCGGCCCCGGAAGCGGAAGCGGCGGACGCGGCGCCGGCCGACCCGCTCACCGTCTACCTGGTGGTCGCCTTGGCGTCGGTGTCGTCGCTCTTCCTCTTCTCGGTGCTGGTGTTCGTCGCGGTGCGGCTGtgcaggcggggcggggcggcctcGGTGGGTCGCTGCTCGGTGCCCGAGGGCCCCTTTCCGGGCCACCTGGTGGACGTCAGCGGCACGGGGACCCTGTCCCAGAGCTACCAGTACGAGGTGTGTCTGACGGGAGGCTCTGGGAGTAATGAGTTCAAATTCTTGAAGCCGATTCTCCCCAACCTCCCGCCCCAATGCCCTGGGAAAGAAATAGAGGAAAATCGTACCTTCTACAATAGCTTTGGGTTCAATATTCAGTGA